GGCGTTTATGTAAATCCCCGTTTTTTCGTAACAGCTTTTCACGCCGAAAACTACATCTGCATATTTTGTAACTTCACAGGGGAAAATCTCGTTTACAACTAAAAAGTCAAGCTTCTTTAAGGCTTTTTCTATAAAAGCTCTATCGGGGTGAACGTGCGCTAAATCTTCTCCCATAACCCAGAGCGCTTTAATTTCCCCGCCATCAATGGCTTTTATCACGTCAGGAGTCATCAAACCTTTTTTTTCAGGCTCTCTATAACCGGGAAGGAAGTAAGGAAGCATTCCCATGTCGCAGGCGCCCTGGACGTTGTTTTGTCCCCTTAAAGGAATCAGGTAGGGGTTGCCGGTTAAAAGTGCAAGGTTAGCAATAGCCATAACGGCATCAGAGCCGTCAACGTGTTCTGTTACGCCAAGCCCCCACAGGAAAACCGTTTTAGAGGATGCTACTGCACGGGCAAAACGTTTTATTTCGTCGCAGATGTGTTCGTATCCTTTCAGTTTTTTAAAGATTTCGGGGGAAGGGGTGGTGGGGATTTTTCCTCTAAATTCATCAAAGTTTTCTACCCTTTCTTTCAAAAATTTTTCGTTGTAAAGCTTTTCTTCAACAATCACTCTTGCAACGGCGTTGAGGAACAAAAGATTTGAATCATAAGGAATAATAAACTTAAAATCGGCAAATCGGAAAAGGCCTATTTCTCTAACGTCAATAACAGCTAACTTCGCTCCTTTCCTTACTTTTTCAATAATCCTGTGGCTGACAATCGGGTGGGCTTCTGTAGTATTTGAACCTATAACGACAATTAACTCTGCATCGTAGATAGCGTCAAACGGAACAGAAGCTGCTCCTTCTCCTACTGTTTCTCTTAAACCCTTTAAACTCGGCGCGTGGCATATCCTCGCACAGTTATCAATGTGTGGAGAACCAACTATTTCTCTTGCAAATTTTTGGAAAAGGTAGGCACTTTCGCAGTTTGTCCTCGCACCACCTATCGCCGAAAAAGCTTTCCCGCCAAACCTTTGCTTTATGTCAATTAATTTCTTTGCAACAACGTCGTAAGCAACCTCGTAAGGAACTTCAAAGAAGTTTTCGTTTACTTTCCTTGCAAGAGCAGAAAGTTCAAATTCCTTCAAAATCTCCCTATTAACCCAGGCCCCCTTTATCCTTTTATCGCTAAAAATAAACTCATGACCAAAATTACCCTTTATGCAAAGCTTTCCCTTACTTACGACACCCTCTTTTAAGTGAACAACTCTCTCCCCATCAAATCCCAACTCACACCCAACACCGCAATAGGTACAAACGGTTCTTTTCAAACACCACCTCCAGAAATCCCATAAAGAAATTGTAATTTTAGCAGGTATAGACGAAAGGAAAAGAGGAACTCTCTATTTTTAAACTTTGCTCTGTTTTTATAGAGATTTTTAAATAAGGTTTGTCTCCTTATATATAGACGTATATATTTGAAAATATCAATACGGCAGGAGGATACATTGAAAACAAAATTGACACTTAGGTTGGAAAAAGACGCTATAGAAAAAGCAAAAGAGTACTCTGTGAAAAAAGGAGAATCTGTCTCTCAAATTGTTGAAAAGTTCTTTAAAACTCTTCCCACTGAAAAGGAAGAAATAACCCCTACCGTAAAAAAGCTTAAAGGGTTACTAAAAAACTCAAATATTGACGAAACTGACTACAAAAATTTCCTTGAAGAAAAATACCTATGAGAGTTCTATTTGATACAAACATTATTTTAGATGTCCTCCTTGAACGTCAACCGTTTTCTGAATTAGCATCAAAACTGCTTTCAAAAGTTGAAGAAGGAGAAGTTAGCGGATTAGTGTGTGCAACTACAATAACCACTATTTACTACCTTGCAAGTAAAGCCTTTGACCGTAAAAAAGCAAACGAATGTATAGAACTGCTTCTCAACCTTTTTGAAGTTGCATCTGTAAATAGAATCGTCATAGAAAGTGCTAAGAAGTTGAATTTTAAAGATTTTGAAGATGCCGTAATATACGCATCAGCTTTACACTCTGGATGTAACTGCGTTGTCACAAGAAATGTAGGAGATTTTACTGCCTCAGAAATTCCTGTTTTCTCTCCTGAAGAACTTTTAAAAATTATAAAAATTGGTAAAGAATAAACCTCATTTTTGGTAAACTTCAGCTTATAAATCGAAGCAGGAAGAAGTATGAAAGATAAGGTATTGCTCAAACTTTTTCTCTTCCCAGTAATTGTATCTGCTTTAATAATAATTCCGCTTTTTTTCATCCCGGAACCGCACGCCAAAGTAGGAAAAGTTTCTTTAGGTAAAAAAATTAATTTGGATAAAGTCAAGTTTTTACCGGGAAAATACGGCGGTACTCTTTACACTGCAACGTCGTCAGACCCAAAAACTTTCAATTTAGTTTTGGCGCACGAAACCTCTTCAACAGATGCCGTTGGCGACTTGTTTGAAGGATTGACAGAAGTTGACGTTAAAACTCTAAAGCCTGTTGGGGCGTTGGCAACCAGTTGGGAGTTTAAGGATGGGGGGAGGAGGTGGATTTTTCATTTAAGAAAAGGAGTCAAGTGGTTTGATGGAAAAAAGTTTACAGCAGATGACGTAATATTTACCTACAACGATATCTACTTTAATCCCAAAATCCCCAACTCCACCCGCGACACCTTCCTCATTGACGGCAAACTCCCCAAATTTAAAAAGATAGACAAATACACCATAGAAATAGACCTGCCCAAACCTTTCGCTCCACTGCTTTACTCTCTATCAGCTCCCATATTTCCAAAGCACATTCTTGAAAAAGCGGTAAAGAGCGGAAAGTTTATGGAAACCTGGACCGTCTCAACGCCTCCGAAAGAACTCATAGGAACAGGACCCTACGAATTAGTCAAATACGTTCCCGGGCAGTACTTAGTTTATAAAAGAAACCCTTACTACTGGAAGAAAGACGACGAAGGCAAACGGCTTCCCTACATAGAAAAGAAAGTCACCTTCATTCTGCCCGACAAAAACACTCAGCTTTTAAAATTCAAAGCAGGTGAAATAGACTTTTACAGCATGCGCGGAGACGATTATCCAGCGCTGGCTAAAGGGCAAAAGAAAGGAAATTACACAATTTACAATTTAGGCGCTTCTCTAACAGCAGACTTTCTTTGCTTTAACGAAAAAAAGGGAGCAATACCAAACTGGAAGTGGAAACTATTCACTAACAGGAAATTTCGCTGGGCAATATCCCACGCAATAGATAGAAAAGGAATCGTTTTAACAGTTTACAACGGACTTGGAATTCCCGTTTACGCCCCTGTAACGCCTGCAAACAAACTTTACTGGAGTCCCGATTATCCAAAATTTCCCTATAATCTGAAAAAGGCAAAAAGGCTTCTAGCAGAAATAGGTTTAAAGGACAGAAACGGAGACGGCTGGCTGGAAACGCCCGACGGACATAAAGTAGAATTTAACCTGCTGACAAACTCAAACAATCCAGCAAGGGTAGAAATTGGCGCATTAATAAAAAACGACCTTAAAAAATTGGGAATAG
This region of Desulfurobacterium pacificum genomic DNA includes:
- a CDS encoding molybdopterin oxidoreductase family protein; the encoded protein is MKRTVCTYCGVGCELGFDGERVVHLKEGVVSKGKLCIKGNFGHEFIFSDKRIKGAWVNREILKEFELSALARKVNENFFEVPYEVAYDVVAKKLIDIKQRFGGKAFSAIGGARTNCESAYLFQKFAREIVGSPHIDNCARICHAPSLKGLRETVGEGAASVPFDAIYDAELIVVIGSNTTEAHPIVSHRIIEKVRKGAKLAVIDVREIGLFRFADFKFIIPYDSNLLFLNAVARVIVEEKLYNEKFLKERVENFDEFRGKIPTTPSPEIFKKLKGYEHICDEIKRFARAVASSKTVFLWGLGVTEHVDGSDAVMAIANLALLTGNPYLIPLRGQNNVQGACDMGMLPYFLPGYREPEKKGLMTPDVIKAIDGGEIKALWVMGEDLAHVHPDRAFIEKALKKLDFLVVNEIFPCEVTKYADVVFGVKSCYEKTGIYINAERRLHLAQPLFDSALPDDWEVIAEVAKRMGKDFGYKTTEDVWNAVREEVPEKFGGASYELLKESFLNAPQWPVADGKGTECLFKEKFPTKTGKARLVFKPYSPKGMVKELLESEKEEGFWLTTGRILLHYNNAVQTMNCQTLAKFRTYREDIVYASEEDRERLKNAERVVLVSRYGRTAPLPIVFSKHIKKGTLFVSFHHAKSGINYLFGEEGDVYVKTAAFKSLKVKVEVVDEA
- a CDS encoding ABC transporter substrate-binding protein, whose translation is MKDKVLLKLFLFPVIVSALIIIPLFFIPEPHAKVGKVSLGKKINLDKVKFLPGKYGGTLYTATSSDPKTFNLVLAHETSSTDAVGDLFEGLTEVDVKTLKPVGALATSWEFKDGGRRWIFHLRKGVKWFDGKKFTADDVIFTYNDIYFNPKIPNSTRDTFLIDGKLPKFKKIDKYTIEIDLPKPFAPLLYSLSAPIFPKHILEKAVKSGKFMETWTVSTPPKELIGTGPYELVKYVPGQYLVYKRNPYYWKKDDEGKRLPYIEKKVTFILPDKNTQLLKFKAGEIDFYSMRGDDYPALAKGQKKGNYTIYNLGASLTADFLCFNEKKGAIPNWKWKLFTNRKFRWAISHAIDRKGIVLTVYNGLGIPVYAPVTPANKLYWSPDYPKFPYNLKKAKRLLAEIGLKDRNGDGWLETPDGHKVEFNLLTNSNNPARVEIGALIKNDLKKLGIDVHFQPLDFNNLVEKLLNTHDFDAVIIGLTGSIDPNSGRNVWMSSGQLHLWNPNQKKPATKWEAEVDKLFNEGAETLDFKKRIEIYKKAYRIIAYEQPLIYIAAPLVLEAARNRVKNFFPTIWGVYKPERMFIEGK
- a CDS encoding DUF6364 family protein; the protein is MKTKLTLRLEKDAIEKAKEYSVKKGESVSQIVEKFFKTLPTEKEEITPTVKKLKGLLKNSNIDETDYKNFLEEKYL
- a CDS encoding type II toxin-antitoxin system VapC family toxin, giving the protein MRVLFDTNIILDVLLERQPFSELASKLLSKVEEGEVSGLVCATTITTIYYLASKAFDRKKANECIELLLNLFEVASVNRIVIESAKKLNFKDFEDAVIYASALHSGCNCVVTRNVGDFTASEIPVFSPEELLKIIKIGKE